Proteins encoded by one window of Macaca mulatta isolate MMU2019108-1 chromosome 10, T2T-MMU8v2.0, whole genome shotgun sequence:
- the PRR14L gene encoding protein PRR14L isoform X3, producing MQSSEELLHVDLPEDFLRSKEGNVQITAETLLKSTEVQGMKVNGTKTDNNEGHKNGNVSKDLSAGCSEFPEVDKIMNSDEVSETSTLVTPEPLTFVDPVLTEATPKEKECEELKSCPWSSLPGSSAVSNVDNGKEELCKLNLVCEADDNHQKIHGHHNEQPSSTHDSPTATSPLKENSGVSCFTSDLSGPESRTISLENCGFEGGGLLKRSAEKTDNCYFYRGDDQGKNLASREENEEQLLIPRSERGGPFLINAREPEKEISGGGSGEKEPVVSPKENIHNDCCIQDSLHTGSSSSLMPNSFTEATEVMLNKSDLKITLHIQGNLTNLEDHKETSTNMSHPGGHSEESSFSSLMQIEEAEQTTPIESSILSKSFYTEDCNSLVNIQRNLESNTQLNEASCNDFLFERKSIVSLMPEDQISPVSEVLKPKKGTALLPPSPEFHHRPESEKVIQTSHDDIPLLDEQSIACEMNEFSCTNELVVNKVESECVLNQQVSLNFQDHAKLPTDSLLHLNKEMPLATGRDAHQSHHPPLEGGADVIADIQTIPVETKVKDISPPGNQTCGASSNSPTLNIKPGSLERKKEMADSGTKALHSRLRSNKREAAGFPQVASVIECHSVQSQDISNCHCVRKNASEENMCSACAAFKSSKISLQVDNSLITKYENAFQHRAHRCQGTGHSVEKSSCKVSYTSGERELDGRETNGSLPGDKIRNKMTACLLNSGISNKIIHTSSNIKLSEEGLEGKEQDVSKETVFCKYNISDHAIQELNQTVNIPSPEKELDQSPTVMFSSFKNVKAVETLDQKADEVLDCHSNQNRPDECKSEGQSAKEMLGSDHGETVTEPHGEVNHNQKDLLVSSGSNNSLPCGSPKKGNLKGAFVKMSGCDESTESVVDIVYTDCSNKLTEGVLDVKASNPLDCGARQEKLAFQEDSRSTLAQRELDAAHTGTTGQDSDFPVTAASTVDFLKTKSCEENVCKSLKDCEMEKCSDSCAHEMESVADHEPNKRILGRVNMSLSDTHYGQQHKGTSLRETQEMTEGSRLELNSEFGKESTFGISSKELMSCHDVSSVSLRSLKSIEIMPSQENSETNINSEETDLKNLCKPNDGEMLCENVKYCTVLPEMKERVSRDRSNSSDRDSICTCVEKNACKACHPHENFSDRHLPLTVKTEIKVKEETEEHQRGLLGDLTVGEQSEEMVTREAGNGDQGSNISQTHVTCQRILNHAEKQQSPEVLDYMLQKEEEYIHQQKAHTVSEQCISSSLFLDDAQNKNQAKVGKDKSTMMNEITLAKLAKGNIVAQTQKLEDQKEESLHHPLKKDIESCTSPCLLGAPWKAEDPSSAGCDQIHGAFAKKGMLPLKKQPHRTCKKVSYQEQTIVGRKIGKIRSSAFLKSSSNAVPTKAHRLLSMCTLSAPTRLEPETAATKSLISHIPKQTATPCHPLRSLNFRKTTKESALLNKLSILASKLAPAMKTQKLRYRRSSSELLPMAKSYKRLRYKRLLDGFSSNTEQLNPYLAASGWDKRPNSKPVALYSLESIKMTFIDLSNKMPSLLFGSEIFPVSFHVKSSSSDCTTESSRTFPEHCAPARLALGEALQCPSQPPKWTFSFFLSHGCPGMATFREDTGLHSQTHTQAPPQPPAPLQDYGGTAIVQTRADCSVLGLHTLLALCSPGCYRIWTKKRSFSSHMPTMQRLFMTQFTQGLKGLRSPASIADKVFCSLPYSVGRVLSIWSQHGPSACSFEISSLHSTHCKRQPSLGTTSSHTMLPYVPLPGMEATYNTSGSQTRLEPPFPALVPKSCLVAESAVSKLLLSASEFQVPGLDELDGVKAACPCPQSSPPEQKEAEPEKRPKKVSQIRIRKTIPRPDPNLTPMGLPRPKRLKKKEFSLEEIYTNKNYKSPPANRCLETIFEEPKERNGTLISISQQKRKRVLEFQDFTVPRKRRARGKVMVAGSFTRAQKAAVQSRELDALLIQKLMELETFFAKEEEQERSSDC from the exons AAGGAAATGTACAGATTACAGCTGAAACTCTGCTAAAATCCACTGAAGTACAAGGTATGAAGGTCAATGGGACTAAGACAGATAATAATGAAGGACACAAAAACGGCAATGTGAGTAAAGATCTCTCAGCTGGATGCAGCGAATTCCCAGAAGTAGACAAAATCATGAACAGTGATGAGGTTTCAGAAACCAGCACATTAGTTACCCCAGAACCTTTAACCTTTGTGGACCCTGTATTAACAGAAGCAACtcctaaagaaaaagaatgtgaagAATTAAAAAGTTGTCCTTGGTCGTCATTACCAGGAAGCAGTGCCGTTTCTAATGTGGACAATGGGAAGGAAGAGCTGTGTAAACTAAACCTTGTCTGTGAAGCAGATGACAATCACCAAAAGATTCATGGCCACCATAATGAACAACCCAGTTCTACACATGATAGTCCCACAGCCACAAGCCCCTTGAAAGAAAATTCTGGAGTTTCATGTTTCACATCAGACTTGTCTGGTCCAGAGTCCAGAACAATATCTTTAGAAAACTGTGGTTTTGAAGGTGGTGGTTTGCTAAAAAGATCTGCTGAAAAGACAgacaattgttatttttataggGGGGACGATCAAGGGAAGAACTTGGCttccagagaagaaaatgaagaacagCTTTTGATTCCTAGGAGTGAGAGAGGTGGACCTTTTCTTATTAATGCCAGGGAACCGGAAAAGGAGATTAGTGGTGGTGGTTCTGGTGAAAAAGAGCCTGTTGTTTCCCCAAAGGAAAATATCCACAATGACTGTTGCATTCAAGACAGTCTCCATACAGGGAGCTCTAGTTCATTAATGCCCAATTCTTTTACTGAAGCCACAGAAgtaatgttaaataaaagtgaTTTGAAAATTACTTTACACATTCAAGGGAATTTGACAAACCTTGAGGACCATAAAGAAACTTCTACTAATATGAGCCATCCAGGTGGACACTCTGAAGAAAGCAGTTTTTCCTCCTTGATGCAGATTGAAGAGGCAGAACAGACAACCCCCATAGAGTCCAGTATATTAAGTAAATCTTTTTACACTGAAGACTGTAACTCCTTAGTCAACATCcagagaaatctggaaagcaaCACCCAGTTAAATGAAGCATCATGTAATGATTTTCTGTTTGAAAGAAAATCCATTGTGAGTTTAATGCCAGAGGATCAGATAAGTCCTGTAAGTGAGGTATTAAAACCCAAGAAAGGTACTGCACTGTTGCCACCATCCCCAGAATTTCATCACAGACCTGAATCGGAAAAAGTTATACAGACCTCACATGATGATATTCCACTTTTAGATGAACAGAGCATagcctgtgagatgaatgaatttTCTTGTACCAATGAACTGGTTGTAAACAAAGTAGAAAGTGAATGTGTTTTAAATCAACAAGTGTCCCTTAATTTTCAAGACCATGCAAAGTTGCCAACTGACTCTCTACTTCATTTAAACAAAGAGATGCCTTTAGCAACAGGCAGAGATGCCCATCAGAGCCATCATCCTCCATTAGAGGGTGGAGCAGATGTCATTGCTGATATACAAACCATTCCCGTTGAGACAAAAGTGAAAGACATCTCTCCACCAGGTAACCAAACCTGTGGTGCCTCTTCAAACAGTCCCACCTTAAACATCAAACCAGGAAgcctagagagaaaaaaagaaatggctgaTTCAGGAACAAAAGCTCTACATTCCAGGCTTCGCTCAAATAAGAGAGAAGCAGCTGGCTTTCCTCAAGTGGCCTCTGTCATAGAATGTCACAGTGTTCAATCTCAGGATATCTCTAACTGTCATTGTGTAAGAAAAAATGCATCCGAAGAAAACATGTGTTCTGCTTGTGCTGCTTTCAAGTCCAGCAAAATCAGCCTGCAAGTTGATAACTCTTTGataacaaaatatgaaaatgcatTTCAGCACCGTGCTCACCGATGCCAAGGAACAGGACACTCTGTGGAAAAAAGCAGCTGTAAAGTGAGTTATACATCAGGGGAAAGGGAACTTGATGGGAGAGAAACGAATGGCAGCCTTCCAGGAGATAAGATCAGAAACAAAATGACAGCATGCTTGTTAAATAGTGGAATTTCAAACAAAATCATTCACACCTCCAGTAACATCAAACTCAGTGAGGAAGGGCTGGAAGGAAAGGAACAGGATGTATCCAAAGAAACTGTATTTTGTAAGTATAACATCTCTGATCATGCTATACAAGAACTAAACCAGACTGTAAACATTCCAAGTCCTGAAAAAGAGTTGGACCAGTCTCCTACTGTTAtgttttccagttttaaaaacGTAAAAGCAGTTGAAACACTCGATCAGAAGGCAGATGAAGTTCTTGATTgtcatagtaaccaaaacagaccAGATGAATGCAAAAGTGAAGGTCAGTCAGCCAAGGAGATGCTAGGTAGTGACCACGGAGAGACTGTCACCGAGCCTCACGGGGAGGTAAACCACAACCAAAAGGATCTGCTGGTCAGCTCAGGCAGTAATAACTCACTACCTTGTGGTAGTCCAAAGAAAGGCAATTTGAAAGGAGCCTTTGTCAAGATGTCTGGTTGTGATGAGTCCACAGAAAGTGTGGTAGACATCGTCTACACGGACTGTAGTAATAAGCTTACAGAAGGTGTGCTGGATGTGAAGGCATCTAATCCACTGGATTGTGGTGCAAGGCAAGAGAAACTGGCATTCCAAGAGGACTCAAGGAGTACCTTGGCTCAGAGAGAACTGGATGCTGCACATACAGGAACAACTGGCCAGGACTCAGATTTCCCAGTTACTGCTGCTTCTACAGTGgactttctcaaaacaaaatcaTGTGAAGAAAACGTGTGCAAATCTTTAAAAGACTGTGAAATGGAAAAGTGTTCAGACTCTTGTGCCCATGAGATGGAGTCTGTTGCAGATCATGAACCAAATAAAAGAATATTGGGCAGAGTAAATATGTCTTTAAGCGATACCCATTATGGACAGCAACATAAAGGAACGTCTCTCAGAGAAACACAAGAAATGACTGAAGGATCAAGACTAGAACTAAACTCTGAGTTTGGCAAAGAAAGTACCTTTGGAATTTCCTCAAAAGAGTTGATGTCTTGCCATGATGTAAGCTCTGTTTCCCTAAGAAGCCTGAAGTCAATTGAAATAATGCCTTCTCAAGAAAATTCAGAAACTAATATTAACAGTGAAGAAACTGACCTGAAAAATCTTTGTAAACCAAATGATGGTGAAATGCTTTGTGAAAATGTAAAGTACTGCACAGTCCTTCCTGAGATGAAGGAAAGAGTATCAAGAGATAGGAGTAATTCTAGTGACAGAGACAGCATATGTACCTGTGTGGAAAAGAATGCTTGTAAAGCTTGCCACCCTCACGAGAATTTCTCTGACAGGCATTTGCCTTTGACagtgaaaacagaaattaaagtgAAAGAAGAAACCGAAGAGCATCAGAGGGGACTACTGGGTGACTTAACTGTTGGGGAGCAATCTGAGGAGATGGTTACCAGAGAAGCTGGCAATGGCGATCAGGGGAGCAACATCTCTCAGACCCATGTTACATGCCAGAGGATACTTAATCATGCTGAAAAACAGCAGAGCCCTGAGGTTTTGGACTACATGTTGCAGAAAGAAGAGGAATATATACATCAACAAAAGGCACATACAGTATCAGAACAATGCATATCATCTAGTCTGTTTTTAGATGATGCACAAAATAAGAACCAAGCCAAGGTTGGCAAAGATAAGTCCACCATGATGAATGAAATCACCCTAGCAAAGCTGGCCAAGGGCAACATTGTGGCACAGACTCAGAAGTTAGAAGACCAGAAGGAGGAAAGCTTACATCATCCATTAAAGAAGGACATTGAGTCATGCACAAGTCCTTGCCTTCTTGGTGCCCCTTGGAAAGCAGAGGACCCCTCCTCTGCTGGGTGTGATCAAATACATGGTGCCTTTGCGAAGAAAGGAATGCTTCCCTTAAAGAAGCAGCCCCATCGAACTTGTAAGAAAGTTTCCTATCAGGAGCAAACCATTGTGGGGAGAAAAATAGGTAAAATCAGAAGTTCTGCCTTTTTAAAGAGTTCCTCCAATGCTGTCCCCACAAAAGCGCACAGACTTCTCAGTATGTGCACTCTGTCTGCACCTACACGATTAGAACCTGAAACAGCAGCTACCAAGAGCTTGATTAGTCACATACCAAAGCAGACAGCTACACCGTGCCATCCCTTGAGGAGCCTGAATTTTAGGAAGACTACCAAAGAATCAGCCTTACTAAACAAGCTGTCCATCCTTGCCTCCAAACTGGCCCCAGCCATGAAGACTCAGAAACTAAGATACCGACGGAGTTCCTCTGAACTTCTTCCAATGGCTAAAAGCTACAAGCGCCTCAGATATAAAAGGCTCCTGGATGGATTTTCATCCAACACAGAACAGCTGAATCCATATTTGGCAGCTAGTGGATGGGATAAGAGGCCTAACAGTAAGCCCGTGGCACTTTATTCTCTCGAATCCATCAAGATGACCTTCATAGATTTGAGCAACAAGATGCCGTCCCTGCTGTTTGGTTCTGAAATCTTCCCAGTATCCTTTCATGTAAAATCATCCAGCTCAGATTGCACGACTGAGTCCTCAAGGACTTTTCCTGAGCACTGTGCTCCGGCAAGGCTTGCCTTAGGAGAGGCCCTCCAGtgcccatctcaacctcccaagtggaccttttctttcttcctgtcccACGGTTGCCCTGGGATGGCCACATTCAGGGAAGACACTGGTCTCCATAGTCAGACCCACACTCAggctcctccccagcctccagctcctctCCAAGACTATGGAGGCACTGCCATAGTCCAGACCAGAGCAGACTGCTCTGTCCTTGGCCTTCACACACTTCTAGCACTTTGTTCCCCAGGATGTTACCGAATCTGGACAAAAAAACGGAGCTTCTCCAGCCACATGCCTACCATGCAGAGGCTCTTCATGACCCAGTTTACACAAGGCTTGAAAGGGTTACGGTCTCCAGCCTCCATAGCGGACAAGGTCTTCTGTTCTCTGCCCTACTCAGTGGGCAGAGTCCTATCCATTTGGAGCCAGCATGGGCCTTCTGCCTGCTCCTTCGAAATCTCTTCTCTTcattccactcactgcaagcggCAACCAAGTCTGGGTACCACAAGCAG CCACACCATGTTACCATATGTGCCTCTTCCAGGCATGGAAGCTACATATAACACCAGCGGCAGTCAAACAAG GCTGGAGCCTCCATTCCCTGCCTTGGTACCAAAGTCTTGCTTGGTAGCAGAATCAGCTGTCAGCAAGCTCCTGCTTTCAGCCTCTGAGTTCCAGGTTCCTGGATTGGATGAGCTGGATGGTGTGAAAGCAGCATGCCCCTGCCCACAGAGCAGCCCTCCAGAACAGAAAGAG GCTGAGCCAGAGAAGAGGCCAAAGAAAGTCTCACAGATTCGCATCCGGAAAACCATTCCTAGACCAGATCCTAATCTTACCCCCATGGGCCTTCCTCGACCCAAAAG